The proteins below come from a single Miscanthus floridulus cultivar M001 chromosome 1, ASM1932011v1, whole genome shotgun sequence genomic window:
- the LOC136457213 gene encoding uncharacterized protein, with product MSSVGQANEPGRRWHGRPLQVPGSAVAWLTTAVAKAAAGGTSGRGEGAARAYGPARGPGHGRQGRGAAAVAARRQAARRGHWAAQARGAALLRGLGARGGRGGAARPQGVGGWRGRGGSAARPSVRGRGEAHAGEGGLMEARAQAAAAALLCSGERGRGREEERGGAHT from the coding sequence ATGTCGAGCGTGGGTCAGGCCAACGAGCCggggcggcggtggcacggccggccGCTGCAGGTGCCGGGGTCGGCGGTGGCGTGGCTGACGACGGCGGTGGCCAAGGCGGCCGCGGGCGGCACGTCAGGGCGAGGCGAGGGCGCGGCACGGGCGTATGGACCGGCGAGGGGACCAGGGCACGGGCGTCAGGGGCGTGGCGCGgccgcggtggcggcgcggcggcAAGCGGCCAGGCGCGGGCACTGGGCGGCGCAGGCGCGGGGCGCGGCGCTCCTGCGCGGCCTCGGGGCGCGGGgcgggcgcggtggcgcggcgcgGCCTCAGGGCGTGGGCGGCTGGCGCGGGCGCGGTGGCAGCGCGGCGCGACCGTCCGTGCGCGGGCGCGGCGAGGCGCATGCGGGTGAGGGCGGTCTGATGGAGGCACGtgcgcaggcggcggcggcggcgctgctctgctctggcgagagagggagaggaagagaggaagagaggggcgGGGCCCATACGTAA